Genomic window (Drosophila willistoni isolate 14030-0811.24 chromosome 2L unlocalized genomic scaffold, UCI_dwil_1.1 Seg196, whole genome shotgun sequence):
GGAATTGAAGTAGTCACGAGAACGGGTAGAAATCCCCTTGCCACATGTTGCGGAACATGGCGACCATTCACTCCAAGTGGTCAGCTCGCATTCGGCCATGGAGCCGACACCAAAACTCGAGCCATCCTGCTCGATACCTGTGTCTGCATTAGGCGACTCCTCCTCGGCGTCCACCCCGCATTGGGTGCCTTGACATTGACGCATTTCGTCAAGCCGTCGATCGCAATTGTAGTTCGCCGCCAAAATGGGATTCTTATAGCTTCGCATACGTTGAGACAATCCGGGACCACATCGCGCACTGCAATTATTCCATTCATTCCACGGATGCGTAGCACACTCCAGTGGTCCATCCTGATCCATCATATCCTCTTCACATTCACGTATGTAAAGCTTCTTACGGGTCAAATAGAGAGTGGCCAGTGGTTTCATGGGTGCTCCTGAATCATCAAAGAATGGCGAACGATAATCACTGGGATACGATGAAGTAATGCGGCGTATAACATCCGGAGGCACTTGCGCTTCATCGGCGGACTTGTAGaattaatgaaaattatatatggATTCCACttcccacacacacaacactTACCATATATGAGGGGCCCGAATCGGTGCCTATATCCCAGGGATACAGATTTAATGTCTTACGCTCCAACCACGTACAATTACTAAGGCATAGCTCCAAGCCGGATATGCCCAAGATCCAATCCGGTGAAGGATTTATTTTCACCGACAATGAAATTTGGTGATGGATCTTGTCGACACGAGCGTTTGCTAGTGTTGTACCAAACACATTTCGTCGATAGGAGATTCCAGGTGCCTTAATTATCGTTCTCACTTGACCATTCTGCGAATAATGAAATTGGCTTAGCCAAAGTTAACTTTCATCACATCACAAAATACCTGAGTATTCTCTCTGATTTCGTTTTCAAGAGTTCTCGTGGATCCATGCTCAGCCAACTCTTTCATGCCCTTGCTGGCACGTTCTCCGTATGCCCAATAGCGATAGTTGTAGTTATGGGAAGCGCCAATTATCTCACCCAAATGTGTGCGCCAAGCCTCATTGGGAAAGTCCTTGGCGTGAGTGTTCCTGGCCCATTTACGCTCCAGAAGGATCTCATACTTGGCCTCATCACAAGCACAACAGTTTTGTAGTGGCGGCGTAAGGCTATTCAGATCATCGATCTCTTCGGCACAGATGCGTTTTGTCAGAAATCCATCGTCAATGAACCAGACATCGCGATGCTGGACAACGCTCGCCTTCATCAGTACACAGCCACTTTCTGGCTGCTTTGGAGCTATCCATGAGACATCTATGCGTGCCTTGGCATTAGTATTTGTGCTCTCCACCAAATTCTCACAGCCTGTTGCGAATCGTGTATCTGTATTGTCGAATAACTCAAAGTGTCCTGTCATGTCTAATCCATTGTATATTGGAGATTGATCCTCTCCCTCTAAAGCCAGCGTGAAGCTAATGAATTTCAATCCATTAGGGCAAGAGAGTGATACTGGGGACAGATgcgaattgaattgaaatgatTCATTACGCACTAAAAGTTCTTACCATTATATTGATTGCCTGGTATATAAGTCGTGGGATTACCATCAATAAGAATCTTAAAGTTCTCATCAACTGCTGAACGGTCTCCACTTGCACCTTGGGGTATTCGATTGCATTCACTCTCCACTTCCGagataaaatataatatacataagAGGAACAGAGCCCAAACTGATCTCATTTTTACTGGAAACATGCTCACTGGTCAATAGTTAAAAGTGAACTGCCGAAATTGGGTGAAACTTTTCGATTATTCGACaaacatttcaattatttCCTCAG
Coding sequences:
- the LOC6640654 gene encoding spondin-1 — its product is MFPVKMRSVWALFLLCILYFISEVESECNRIPQGASGDRSAVDENFKILIDGNPTTYIPGNQYNVSLSCPNGLKFISFTLALEGEDQSPIYNGLDMTGHFELFDNTDTRFATGCENLVESTNTNAKARIDVSWIAPKQPESGCVLMKASVVQHRDVWFIDDGFLTKRICAEEIDDLNSLTPPLQNCCACDEAKYEILLERKWARNTHAKDFPNEAWRTHLGEIIGASHNYNYRYWAYGERASKGMKELAEHGSTRTLENEIRENTQNGQVRTIIKAPGISYRRNVFGTTLANARVDKIHHQISLSVKINPSPDWILGISGLELCLSNCTWLERKTLNLYPWDIGTDSGPSYMSADEAQVPPDVIRRITSSYPSDYRSPFFDDSGAPMKPLATLYLTRKKLYIRECEEDMMDQDGPLECATHPWNEWNNCSARCGPGLSQRMRSYKNPILAANYNCDRRLDEMRQCQGTQCGVDAEEESPNADTGIEQDGSSFGVGSMAECELTTWSEWSPCSATCGKGISTRSRDYFNSRARARCMTAVRLPLEEQRQCFASDCGGTITDNGEFDDLPQPDVFGETNEPSGKSWNNNAYNKPSGYNSLDNSHNWPTTIQTPYAPMDTPNQHYQSPYSSNDQGISNYNEYGTDYTTPRQMPYFTTRLPALGSRYNDRPKDASNYKVVQDYCFKKPEASTTPCLANPVTVRNYWFYDHEDHECKIFTSDNCDENRNRFRTLDSCLATCYDPQLNLERTENEAMDLYEGNANSNMANNYNQGYAGGPTPNPYYYGAKRGRYGT